A genomic window from Enoplosus armatus isolate fEnoArm2 chromosome 18, fEnoArm2.hap1, whole genome shotgun sequence includes:
- the LOC139301374 gene encoding sphingosine 1-phosphate receptor 3 produces the protein MINPQVFLHYNYTGKLDHRPSVGTSPGTMDTKTIVFLIICSFIVLENLTVLVAIWRNQRFHNRMYFFIANLALCDLLAGVAYLVNLLLSGEKTLQLSPALWFVREGSMFVALGASIFSLLAIAIERHLTMIKMRPYDANKNYRVFLLIGTCWLIAISLGALPILGWNCLDNLPDCSTVLPLYSKKYVAFCIIVFMVLLLAMSVLYARIYFLVKSSSQKVSKNRNSEHAMSLLRTVIIVVGVFIACWTPIFVLLLVDVACEQGCAILYKAEWFIAVAVLNSAMNPVIYTLASREMRRAFLGLVCGICYRGKSSANDSGNRQSLEPSRSRSKSWSSQNNPNQNQQSSRQAELEKEQETDPAHGEVSVVAGGAAQAVLESDRKD, from the coding sequence ATGATCAACCCTCAGGTGTTCCTCCACTACAACTACACAGGGAAGCTGGACCACCGGCCCAGCGTCGGCACGAGCCCCGGCACCATGGACACCAAAACCATTGTGTTCCTCATCATATGCAGCTTCATCGTCCTGGAGAACCTCACCGTGCTGGTGGCCATATGGAGAAACCAGCGGTTCCACAACCGCATGTACTTCTTCATCGCCAACCTGGCACTGTGCGACCTGCTGGCTGGAGTCGCTTACCTGGTCAACCTGCTCCTGTCAGGGGAGAAGACCCTGCAGCTCTCACCTGCTTTGTGGTTTGTCAGAGAGGGAAGCATGTTTGTAGCACTTGGCGCCTCCATTTTCAGTCTCCTGGCTATTGCTATAGAGAGACACCTAACTATGATCAAAATGAGGCCTTATGATGCCAACAAGAACTACAGAGTGTTTCTGCTCATAGGGACCTGCTGGCTGATTGCCATATCTCTTGGAGCTTTGCCCATTCTAGGCTGGAATTGCCTGGACAACCTCCCCGATTGCTCCACAGTCCTCCCTCTCTACAGCAAGAAGTATGTAGCTTTCTGTATCATAGTTTTCATGGTTTTGCTCTTAGCCATGTCAGTCCTTTATGCCCGCATCTACTTCCTGGTTAAGTCCAGCAGCCAAAAGGTGAGCAAGAACAGAAACTCTGAGCATGCAATGTCCCTGCTGCGCACTGTCATCATTGTAGTTGGGGTCTTCATCGCCTGCTGGACGCCCATCTTTGTCCTGCTCCTGGTGGATGTGGCATGTGAGCAGGGCTGCGCCATCCTCTACAAGGCTGAGTGGTTCATCGCAGTGGCTGTGCTTAACTCGGCCATGAACCCAGTCATTTACACTCTGGCCAGCCGCGAGATGAGACGGGCCTTCCTGGGTCTTGTGTGTGGCATCTGCTACAGGGGGAAGTCTTCTGCAAACGACAGCGGGAACAGGCAGTCTTTGGAGCCCAGCCGCAGCAGGAGCAAGTCGTGGAGCAGCCAGAACAACCCCAACCAGAATCAGCAGAGCTCCAGACAGGcggagctggagaaggagcaggagacGGACCCGGCCCACGGCGAGGTCTCAGTTGTGGCAGGAGGGGCTGCTCAGGCCGTCCTTGAGAGTGacagaaaagactga